A single Plasmodium knowlesi strain H genome assembly, chromosome: 13 DNA region contains:
- a CDS encoding acyl carrier protein, mitochondrial, putative, whose amino-acid sequence MRRNILRKFCFSKKNVKILDVHRREFVCKPLLNNGMTYRCGVFLRGSNNWLAKTEGKVASFFSTEKDNLSSFTKEQIEEKVMTVLKKYIPENVEINYNEELEKCKTKDNRAWDFLDTVEFLIDVESEFNITIPDETADNIKTVQEVIDYLVQLNIKKT is encoded by the exons atgaggagaaataTACTTCGAAAATTTTGctttagcaaaaaaaatgttaaaattttggatGTACACAGGAGGGAGTTCGTTTGCAAGCCTCTATTAAATAATGGAATGACATACCGCTGCGGTGTGTTCCTTAGAGGTAGTAACAACTGGCTTGCAAAAACTGAAGGGAAAGTAGCATCCTTTTTCTCAACAGAGAAAGATAATTTGAGCTCATTCACCAAAGAGCAGATTGAGGAAAAGGTGATGACCGTGCTAAAAAAGTATATACCtgaaaatgtagaaattaattataatgaagaattggaaaaatgtaaaaccAAAGATAATAGAGCTTGGGATTTCCTGGACACCGTCGAGTTCTTAATAGAC GTTGAATCTGAGTTTAACATCACCATACCGGACGAAACCGCAGACAACATTAAAACTGTGCAAGAAGTAATCGATTATTTGGTTCAGCTGAACATTAAGAAGACATAG